In the genome of Pelmatolapia mariae isolate MD_Pm_ZW linkage group LG4, Pm_UMD_F_2, whole genome shotgun sequence, the window ctctgtgcttgtcctgctagacctcagtgcagcgttcgatactgtcgaccataatattctattagcgtGATTAGAGCACACTGTAGGTATTTCAGGTACTGCattgcagtggtttgtatcatatctatctcatagactccaatttgtgcatgtaaatggagagtcctcttcacacactaaggtctattatggtgttccacagggttcagtgctaggaccaattctgtttacattatacatgcttcccttaggcagcattattagaagacatagcatacattttcattgctatgcagatgacacccagctctatctatctatgaagccaggtaacacacaccaattagttaaactgcaggaatgtcttaaagacataaagacctggatggccgctaactttctgcttcttaattcagataaaactgaggttattgtactcggccctgaaaatcttagaaatatggtatctaacaagattcttactctggatggcattaccttggcctccggtaacgctgtgaggaaccttggagtcatttttgaccaggacatgtccttcaactcacatattaaacaaatatgtaagaatGCTtccttccatttgcgcaacatctctaaaattagaaatatcctgtctcagtgtgatgctgaaaaactagttcatgcatttattacttccaggctggactactgtaattcattattatcaggatgtcctaaaaactccctgaaaagccttcagttaatccaaaatgctgcagcaagagtactgacagggactagaaagcgagagcatatttctcctgttttggcttcccttcattgacttcctgttaaatccagaattgaattcaaaatcctgctcctcacatacaaggtcttaaataatcaggccccatcttatcttaatgaccttgtagtaccatatcaccctattagagcacttcgctctcgcactgcaggcttacttgttgttcctagagtatttaaaagtagaatgggagggagagccttcagttttcaggcccctcttctgtgaaaccagcttccagtttggatttgggagacagacactatctctacttttaagattaggcttaaaactttcctttttgctaaagcatatagttagggctggaccaggtgaccctggatcctcccttagttatgctgcaatagacgtaggctgctgggggattgccatgatgcattgagtttttcctttccagtcacctttctcactcactatgtgttaatagacctctctgcattgaatcatatctgtctctctttcacagcatgtctttcatcctgttttccttctctcacacactgtaaaatgtaattctagctgtttgttatttcaacatattattctatatcagtttgacgatagatgactgaagttgttgttataacatagaattacaagttaaaaacgtcccaattacaccaaaaaaagctaacttgaaaactcatgtccagctaaatcagaaacttatgtgaacttgacaatggggtaagttgagcacagcaagattcaaaactgcctcacgtgactgctaccgaggtgcatcatggggaattggcggttaacgacatgctcactttacttggacgttttctaatcgtcttctttggaatatgctttcaaggtgagtaacattggttataactataaggaaagagagctacaaaagttggaacatgttttgaatttatggcatgacgtgtgtttttctcttttaccgaaatgtttgctttagctaatgtaactttagccgacaaggtccagcttgtgtgtcatgaccaaacttgacctaataaactgacatatggccttttttatgggtttaatgtggcgctgagcaaatcacaagtattgtgccgctagctttaaggttgtgcactcaaccactgttgcgatattagcaagctaactcagctaattaataaagcttatttcatattgtctctgtacttgtaaattcctttcaagttcacaggctgttgtattttggtggaagttcattttggcaatatttccaataactggctgggttcaaaaagacctttttggcaggactcggatgcttgttgtcatctgtttatccctatgtaatcacttaaggtgttattaactgctgcatgctaagctgcaagagtgcactgaggacagagacaaaatatggtctacaaaccagcattatattagtttttatcagatagtcctccagtgtgcttattttttgctttaattatattgtgcagttatttgttaccctgaaatgctttatgcttaacaacagttcactattttgacttatttttgaactcttgtgatcagtatgactagattgtgtgagtttccatactaaacgagctgtagtgataaaataattggcatcagagacactgatttttggcatggtatactgcagaagtttttttttttttttgcataatttaccttttaattaaactgcattctctgtattgtaacaaaactaacattgtttatatgtcagaaaattagcaaacatgaataaatggcaaaaacaatataattataacatatatttttattttacttattttaggtctgtgaagccaaacttgatgctggggatttatttttgtcagtggagtcaaatggtaagttacaatttgtgcattttgtcatactggaaacacctcagattcacttgcccctcccttccttccctccccatctccagcggcctccctcttcccgctccaccacaatcacccacacatgcagggccttggggtaggggtgtgtcaccagggtgcagaggagacatcccccccctctgtccccttctggctgcctctgcctcaattttatcccacaacttagacattcacattactcacactctcattacacatacatataggatcttggaggtgggcacgctacacggattccaaactaccatcagggtgtacacctcacccctggcgtcgttgcccacctctcaattttaaatacatgtagacattgagggctagcaggaggggctatatgcttacttgctgctctggcaggtggctccatgccctcctgggttttaaatgcaccttagaacacacatacatcaacagtacatatgagcgggtggagggaggtttggagtcttcctacacccccgttctctgcggcctgctggagcaggggggctaggaggaggagttggccgtccgactggggtctggtgtgtggggcctccctgctgctgcggagtcggggcggtctgcttctccccaccgcagggaaaagggttacaccacctgagtctgggtgcagtttccccctccaggggcaagggtacctagactcggggcttagagtacgcttggggagtgtgattgtgtgtacagcgtctctctatgtctgtctccacgttgggtgagtgttgagcaattgtatatgagagcatgagggtgggaatagatgtttgtatctgtgtgtgcctgtttgtctgtgtctatatgtcaggttgggtatcagacgccacctctctgaggacatctcaggccctccaaggtttggaggcccatctccccccaccacttcccctgccggtggcggacgccctcagacatcggtgcgttggtggttctctgtctccgggggtgggcgcccaggtacccaccggctcactccttggcggctgcttattggggcctggagcctggggctcgctcgggccaccttggggatggggtgccctcggcctcacggcccggggctcggccactcaggcacagctggctgccggcggagctcacgggcacgtcactgcaaccccccctggcttctgctccgcggctgctgagtgacccctcatctgggactctcctcagctctttctgggatagtggcgcggctgcccctctgttggtcttccttggtctcttgtgttctgggggcctctggatgtctggagtcttgatctcctccatacctgcttcatgccctggaggtcggggcagtggccccccacaccctctagcagatcattacatgaaggaaccttttaaaaacaagcgcgttcatgctcacaggtgtacacacgggtgatcacacacacaaattacaccctttttggctcctacctcaaagcacactgtgcgctgtcgatctcacgtgctgcacaataatgtttaatatttagtatttactgtcatattctcatatatcattgtgatcttgtttattactctcgttttcttctgcttgctttcttttttctttctcaacaggtgatccaggtgatcgatatatgtattttttgtctgcttattctgttggtttttgttttttgccctttttccccgtccctcttctcaggtttttttctttccctctttctttctccacattctgtcctccagtcaagtctgtcccgtattcagcaagtgaaaataaaataaacaataaaaagttgaatcaaatggaccattacggcaaggctgggatggtccatttggtaaagtaaatccgttgggcatctttcttcgcctttagacaataattctgatggcaaaagaaccaaacgggacaggtttaaaaaaaaaaaaaaaaaaaaaaaaaaaaaaaaaaggaaacacctcagattatattgtaatttaatagctctgtagaacaaatgatataaagattgtagtgtcagggtacttcttaagaagtaatatggcactattgatgatcacatgcaggtggcataaactaaatattcagacgtgttaccaacaaatgattcattaacaaaagcaatggagcagactgtttaggctcttgtggttgtaataacatccataactgcaagtttgtcattaatttattttcacaggtctagatgatcacatttgactttgtcatttaaatgaggtggacttgcaaactttgcgctctttggggtaaattgctgtccactacatatacacagaatctgcacagtatttcagatctaaaaagggagtatgtaatggacttgctggctttaatgtaaaaagcctgttgtgtaactttaatgaggcagttggactaaaacagtgttgctcatcaaggtaaacatctgaggaataaggaaactgttacttgtccttttactcagtgttcttttaatcgcacgtttactaaagttttacatcacataagtcattttcacaatcattctactttaaaagatttcaagacagagcttattgttctctgaacttcttgtttgctgaacggcaggtaaagtgcatctttttatttgtttgcttttgtgtgtttgtgttttctctaatgggcctcagatgaccgtttgcttaaatttgggtctcaaagaatctttttttaattctgcctgtactctccacccctcttcttctattgctcaggttgaagcagaatttgcccgtcttacatctgttgacctgaaagggttcctttttgctgtgcttgaccattatggagaggttcgtggagctgtacaaaatcaagagcagCATAGAagggctaactaggctcataagatgcttcggagatgatgtaagtgttcaactgcgaaatctaatcctttgtttaagttttaggttatccagttcaactgatgaactcattgaaagaaagctgataagtaaagtctgtcatcatatttcacaaccggacatttagtgtggtaacttttacagaatctgtgtatattggtggtaggttggatatcatattctacttgaatgtcctgataagcctgattcaaaatctccaatgataatcatatattgatggaattatgcatcaaaaagctgtgaatttggagctgtctacatgcttcataaacactgtttaaaaagtgtttttgttttctttttgacttctttgaccagagccctacacaaaggaagaggacagaggacctcattttctaaaggaagatccctcacacactttcaagactgtgaaggttagcattgtttcttttagtaaatttaataatgacagcaccacagtggattttaaattaaaaagtacatgtgtactttttcctcaccaaatgtattattacaagatctttgacactggatttggtctgggtttcagagaaactaactggcaaactagcattgatattattagtgtcttgtgtttattcatgtcttcaccagggtctttgacatttcgctgctgtactgttcacttcagctttacgtttgatttctcacattgtatattgtaatggcagagatattaggatatttaaggggctgcagtggctgctacagctgtggggggcaatactttggtgaaatgtcctggaccctggaaaagagactgtgtagactgggtaagcaattaaaggttactggccgagagtcattgggcagctgggtaaaggtggatgttgatattcagtgccaattatgcaacctgttcagccatgtctatatgctcttttttcatgctgttaatatagggggaaaaaataaactttaatcaataaactgattaaagaagcattgtctatggagccataatctgatcctgtagtgtagctgcagtttgcacatttcatgtattctcagccagatttggtttagagcacagccaatatttagcataagtagatttaaattcacacactggtgatggcaagctacattgtagccacagccaccctggggcgcactgacagaggcgaggctgccggacactggcaccaccgggccctctgaccaccaccagtaggcaacaggtgaagtgtcttgcccaaggacacaacgactgaaactgtcggagccagggctcgaaccggcaaccttccaattataagacgaactgtcaactcttgagtcacgattcagtcatccacccatgtgtgtgaatgactgaatgtgtaaagcactttggagtccttaggggactagtaaagcactatacaaatacaggccatttaccatttaaattgaaaattttgtttgaattctgcaattgaagacatgctcagttatttatgaacatggtctttgtttaaagcaagaaatggatttgtaacatgggggtgcatatctcattctgaaaaaactttaacaactaataagtgttacccaaagccaatcaccatcatccaaagcatcagtatggctcttctttggaaagatatgaattgttaagcacacgggatattgtgtaattgtaattgtgtaatttatttatttttttgtctttgaacccttttatagccgacaggtattgaagacacgttttctaagaggacgaaagttggcattgcgatggtgaaagaagaagacatcgatgtgttggttgtccttgaggcagcagtaatcctgtctaatctgagggatgtctcaagtgccatttccatgctgatgggccttctttttgccctcaacatacactatccaaaggaacttaaggacatctttgaagtcattcagaacatcctaatgaacattggtggaaggcagtgcatctcactagtgcatggtctaagaaacagactcttgcagaaagccatgcagaactgtaattgtatgatccttagtgttaaggacagtttttattttactgtttgtttttttattcttgcaagttctcattctcacttttgtatgtcactaaatgactacactttacattccagattagacaattactcatttgttcatggtttaagaaacttatgtgaacaacaatataatgctggactttgcagatgcttatctcatgcaagtcagtagtttttcctttgttttgcaattgagcagactcaaactaatgtttctgaaatatccatattatcaaatgtttcagaagcatgcagtcattttcagagatattggttctgtggaatttgttgcaattgtaaacgaagacaaatacaagagtttgatgtcttagttgttataaactgatctttactgtcacttatcaaaggttttgtactattttaatatttcacgttttatgctaacaggtgtgactgagcacaatgaagtttaaaaattttgtaaatgtaaagaataacttttctaaaatagcaagtgtcccgttgatacattacattaatgcagactttatgttgttacttcacaagaatcactactgctcctagagtattggtcagaatttcatcttcacccaaactgggctcaagaccaagttcaaatttattgtttcacagggagcagcctttgagttttgatggattgtgagcctgatgagctacgtcactgatttttctgtttctcagatgactaagatggcacaataaatggtgaatgttgggtgctcatgagtaattgtcttgtcatgttcttaaaacaaactttctgtatgaaatgatcagatagactttaatggaatctgtggggttttattttttttctgtaaacaacagaaaattaatttaaaggaatgtagatatttaaacctgagatctaagataaacctaacaggtagttttgctgaaatggatgttagaaagccaaaaaaaaacaaaacaaaacttaagatgtttaatacacatttttctttacatccagtcaatcaactctgataattaaaatgaaactgatttacaagttcactcagctaccttaaggagctcagttaattaataaacttaaatcaacttagctaacagattatgttagttaagctaaaatagattcctaagttaaaagaactactaaagtatttgaattaactaaaaaacccaagtcaactgaactaggacaagagtttaaacaatagattattttaatttagctgaaagggttttcccaagtaaagatgacaattaaaggagttgaactgactaataaatctcagtcaactaaactaagatgaaagtttagacaacatgtgatttttcattaagataacaattggttgtgttataagaacaaactctatttcttgacttaacttaaaattttaaggcagccctttacctcatatttttaagttgaaacaacaagttatattttacagtgcaccaaccagtcgcagcagatggccacccctccctgagcctggttctgccggaggtttcttactgttaaaagggagtttttccttcccactgtcgccaaagtccttgctcatagggggtcatataattgttgggtttttctctgtatctactgtacaatataaagcgtcttgaggcgactgctgttgtaatttggcgctataataaatataaataaatataaaatataaataaaattgaattgaaattgaattgaatgttggGATGAATGTTTGTCATTATGGCTGATtacgtgtctgtgtgttttaacaTGTACACTTATCTTCAATCTGTGGCTTTTATTTGAACTGTTAAGCACCATATAACTCTGTTTTGAAaagtgccatataaataaagttacaatactactactactactactactactactactactactaataataataataataataataatactgccTCCTCACTTTTTTAACATATTTCCCTTTAGTCTCTAGCACGGTGTAGATTGATGACAGGGGAGAAGGCTGTGATAGGCTGGGTGAAGTCTGCAATGATACAGTTGATAATAAAACTGTTTCCTAGGATGACATTTGAGCAGCTATACTGTGCAAAGTCATTGCTTATTACTAAAAGGCCAGCCAAGGCTGATAGAGAAACCCATCTGCTGACTAGTTTCATCACAGCTTAGCTAAACACTTACAGTGCATGAAATACAAACTTGGTTAAAAACTGGCACGTACTGGTTTCGTGAAGTTTTCCTGAGGAGCTGCATTGGCCAGAGCTTGGCTGGTCGTTCTGCCTCGTAAAGCAGCATCAACCGAGTTGATGAAGCTGGACTTTTCAGAACCAGTGGGTCCATAAAGAAGAATTCTGAGGTACTGGATCTCACTGTTATGTGGCTGGTATGTATTTATGTACTGCAGATcattctctttgctatttgtggAAGAACATTTGCGGTGTTAAAGCCAAATAAGCTAGTGATGCAGATATTTTATAGTTACAGTACAGGCGCAGTTCAGAACAAGGCTAATGGTGACTGATTGCAGAAGGTAATCATTTGTAGTTTTAGTCCATGAAGCCAAAAAGCAAACACTGAACATCAGCACACACTCACCTCCATTCTAGTTTCCGCCATTCATTTTCTAAATCTAACAAAATACATAAAGAATATTAACTGTGCAACGTTTCCCAGCTGTTTTTGTAAACTTTAAGCTTGATTCtccattttaaatgtcttaCTCTTAGAAGACAAGGAGTCATCAGGTTGAGAGCTCTGTCCTCCCATAGCTACAACAAAGCACAATATTACAGCACATACACAGGCACAAATATTCTTTTTGAGGAGGGTAGCTGGCAACATTACCACAACATGTAGACCAACTAATGCTACTAACCTTCATCtccaagcagaaaaaaaaatgcaacactaAAGAGAAGTAACTAGTTACAACCATTAAAGATGGTTTCAATGtcataaaaaaattattaaaactaaTTAAGCtcaagaaaaaaacaggaagttgtaCTGAGCATTTTTCAGCCTCCTTACCTCAAACATTGTACCAGGGGAAACACCTCAGCTGTGTATGCTTTTTGCTTCTctctaaaataaatgtttgagcTGCTCTTTTTTTGTTGACAACTACATAGAaaaattttccattttcatgtcacgttttatttcaaatgtattttccCTTATCTTACTCCACATGTTTCACATGTTGTCATAACACGCCCTATCTATGGTGTACAGCATGTAGAGAAAGAATCCCAGCACGCCGTGGGATTATGTCTAAAACTCTCAcaaggttgtgtgtgtgtgcgtgtgcgtgtgtgtgtgtgggtgtcaaCCTTAAGCTCCCTACGTTTctgcacagtatcttagctATTCTGtgactgcactcttctggacagagaccTCCAATGTTGTACCTGGAGTCGACTGGAGCCATTGGGGGACTTACAGCTCGCAATGCTCATATTACCACTAGAACTACTTCAGATGGTTTTAGCTGGTGTTTTCTCtggggtggaatgattgtacagcgtACTTGAATTTTTTAAGTCATTAATTACTTTAATGACTTTACAAAACGAGACATGTGTGAACATGTTgaattcattttgaattttctctcatttttttaaGAAGTGGTGCTAAAGGTTCTATTGGCCTATTGACCTTTCACTAGAGACTacaactggtagtttctctttgcagcataaaaataatttacttgACAGCATTCATTCGCCTGACAGTCCAAGAAACTTTGTGAAGATCTAAGAGGAAGATTTACACAAGTAGGGAAGGTTTTTTGAATGTGTCTCCACTTTGGCTCTTCTTCTGTTGGAAACTGTTGTCTGTCACTGTCCACAGTAAAGACAGTGTTACATCATCATGGACTGAGAGGATGCTGACCAAGAAAGCTCGACTTaaatttgcagctgcccacatgGACAAGTTTACCACAGTGTTTGTCAAACACAgcggtggtagcatcatgctcttGGGTTGTTTTGCTGCCTGTGGTATTGATCCATTGTGGATTGAAGACAAAGCAGATTGATTAACAAAGAAGGAAGAGAACCTCAACgtcacctcaaatcaacagtTGAAACTTGGATCTTCCAataggacaatgatcccagACACAAGCCAACATTGTTTTTGGAATGGATAAAGCATACTGACATTAAACTTCTGGAATGTTCTTCTCAAAGCAACGACCTAAGCCTACCTTTTTAGAAACGATCAAGTTTATCTGAACTCTGCCAATTCTGGTCAAATTAGCAGAATTATtccagaagcttgttgatgacATGAGgattaacataaaaaaatatgtcAGAAGCTGAAGAACTACatgaagaacaacaaaaaacaaataatcaaaATGAAAATTCCATGGCTTTGTAACCCTAGCCCTTTCTCacaagttaattaaaaaaatttagCATACCTTCAAACGAAAGTGCAAAATTGAAAATCAGTTAATTAgttcatctgtttgtttattCCTTAATCGTGTGTGTTATGTGTCAGACAGACACTTAATCACACAGTCAAACCGcagtcaaacaaaacaaaatcatgttGTTTTTTCAGGATGATTCCAACATCAGATCAATGATGAAATCAGCCTCCTAACCACACTCATTTATCCGTGCATTTAATTACCACAAAACAATATTCCAGGCATATTCCTTTATTGTCCGAGTTTTGCTGGTTACACAGAAATAATTTGGAAATAAGTTTAAGAGTTTGGGTGTCTAAGTAATTCAAAGTGCATTAGAAGTATTGCAATACAAAACTAGGTATactaacagaaaataaacaataaagatGATACATATAAAATATCTTGTAATCAGTGGCATAAAATTATATGACAAAAATATACAAAGAAggttatgaaaaaaatataatctACTAGTATTTACAGATTtaatttttgtatttgtaatgTTGCAAATTTTTCTGGTGTATAAGCAGAATGTTTATTTATCTCAAAATAATATC includes:
- the LOC134626135 gene encoding interferon-induced protein 44-like isoform X1, with product MLPATLLKKNICACVCAVILCFVVAMGGQSSQPDDSLSSKNLENEWRKLEWSKENDLQYINTYQPHNSEIQYLRILLYGPTGSEKSSFINSVDAALRGRTTSQALANAAPQENFTKPYTTFKIQKGEPGTFYPFAFTYIMGVDKDKKKEFSWKTSSRFNTETSISKRDRDYSENPGLSDKVYVLVSVISVSQAKTLSDKYMKKMKDVRQEATHLRIPQRLLLTKID
- the LOC134626135 gene encoding interferon-induced protein 44-like isoform X2, whose amino-acid sequence is MFELLLFSVAFFFLLGDEAMGGQSSQPDDSLSSKNLENEWRKLEWSKENDLQYINTYQPHNSEIQYLRILLYGPTGSEKSSFINSVDAALRGRTTSQALANAAPQENFTKPYTTFKIQKGEPGTFYPFAFTYIMGVDKDKKKEFSWKTSSRFNTETSISKRDRDYSENPGLSDKVYVLVSVISVSQAKTLSDKYMKKMKDVRQEATHLRIPQRLLLTKID